One Methylophaga marina DNA window includes the following coding sequences:
- a CDS encoding flavin-containing monooxygenase has protein sequence MATRIAILGAGPSGMAQLRAFQSAQEKGADIPELVCFEKQADWGGQWNYTWRTGLDENGEPVHSSMYRYLWSNGPKECLEFADYTFDEHFGKPIASYPPREVLWDYIKGRVEKAGVRKYIRFNTAVRHVEFNEGTQTFTVTVQDHSTDTIYSEEFDYVVCCTGHFSTPYVPEFEGFDKFGGRILHAHDFRDALEFKDKTVLLVGSSYSAEDIGSQCYKYGAKKLISCYRTAPMGYKWPENWDERPNLVRVDTEKAYFADGSSENVDAIILCTGYIHHFPFLNDDLRLVTNNRLWPLDLYKGVVWEDNPKFFYIGMQDQWYSFNMFDAQAWYARDVIMGRIPLPSKEEMKADSMAWREKELTLETAEEMYTYQGDYIQELIDMTDYPSFDIPAVNQTFLEWKHHKKENIMTFRDHSYRSLMTGTMSPKHHTPWIDALDDSLEAYLSDKSEIPVAKEA, from the coding sequence ATGGCAACTCGTATTGCGATACTTGGTGCAGGCCCAAGTGGTATGGCACAACTGAGAGCATTCCAGTCCGCACAAGAAAAAGGTGCAGATATTCCTGAACTCGTTTGTTTTGAAAAACAAGCTGATTGGGGCGGCCAGTGGAATTACACCTGGCGCACAGGCTTAGATGAAAATGGCGAACCTGTTCATAGCAGTATGTATCGTTACCTGTGGTCTAATGGCCCGAAAGAATGTTTAGAGTTTGCTGATTACACCTTTGACGAGCACTTTGGCAAACCGATTGCCTCATACCCGCCTCGTGAAGTGTTGTGGGACTACATCAAAGGACGTGTTGAAAAAGCCGGCGTCAGAAAATATATCCGTTTTAATACCGCTGTTCGTCATGTTGAATTCAACGAAGGCACTCAGACGTTTACCGTCACTGTGCAGGACCATAGCACTGACACGATTTACTCAGAAGAGTTTGATTATGTAGTCTGTTGTACCGGTCACTTCTCCACACCCTATGTGCCTGAGTTTGAAGGATTCGACAAATTTGGTGGTCGCATTCTGCATGCCCATGACTTCCGAGACGCACTGGAATTTAAAGATAAAACCGTCTTACTGGTGGGCAGCAGTTACTCCGCCGAAGATATCGGTTCGCAATGTTATAAATACGGTGCGAAAAAACTGATCAGCTGCTATCGCACGGCACCTATGGGCTATAAATGGCCTGAAAACTGGGATGAAAGACCCAATCTGGTTCGTGTTGATACGGAAAAAGCCTATTTTGCTGATGGCTCCTCTGAAAACGTTGATGCCATTATTTTATGCACGGGCTACATTCACCACTTCCCATTCCTCAATGATGATCTGCGACTGGTGACCAATAACCGCTTATGGCCACTCGACCTATACAAAGGCGTGGTGTGGGAAGACAATCCAAAATTCTTCTACATTGGTATGCAGGATCAATGGTATAGCTTCAATATGTTTGATGCTCAAGCCTGGTATGCCCGTGATGTGATTATGGGACGTATCCCATTACCATCAAAAGAAGAGATGAAAGCCGATAGTATGGCTTGGCGTGAAAAAGAACTGACGCTGGAAACCGCTGAAGAAATGTATACCTATCAAGGTGATTACATTCAGGAACTGATTGACATGACCGACTATCCGTCATTCGATATTCCGGCAGTCAACCAAACCTTCCTTGAATGGAAACATCATAAAAAAGAAAACATTATGACCTTCCGTGATCACTCCTACCGTTCACTGATGACAGGCACCATGTCACCTAAACATCATACTCCCTGGATAGATGCACTGGATGACTCACTGGAAGCCTATCTCTCTGATAAGAGCGAAATTCCTGTGGCGAAAGAAGCCTAA
- a CDS encoding cupin domain-containing protein: MTSVTKIIDKTVEPIESDLDGWVKQTGNPTMKTWIEYKSEDGSILSGRWEATQGTYHATYGGWEFVHIMAGKAIVTAEGGEPLTLSAGESMVFEKTFVGTWEIIEPITKHFVLKL, from the coding sequence ATGACAAGCGTCACCAAGATTATCGATAAAACCGTTGAGCCGATTGAATCCGATCTGGATGGCTGGGTGAAACAGACGGGCAACCCGACCATGAAGACATGGATTGAATACAAAAGCGAAGATGGCAGCATACTGTCAGGTCGTTGGGAAGCGACTCAAGGCACCTATCATGCGACCTATGGTGGTTGGGAGTTTGTCCACATCATGGCCGGTAAAGCGATTGTCACGGCTGAAGGTGGTGAACCTCTTACTCTAAGTGCTGGCGAATCCATGGTGTTTGAAAAAACCTTTGTCGGTACTTGGGAAATCATCGAACCGATAACCAAACACTTTGTGCTGAAGCTCTAA
- a CDS encoding PAS domain-containing protein → MTLLKWPRRQPQTQAEEAQLLKLFNSLNDVVLLLDKQHQVQFINQYWETITGIPVEQTLGRLFSDFLHPEELPSWSQLLNKITPNQHETVWFRLISASGELRWCEMRIQSVNKDQLYPLSATLCDITPQVRNEEVRHASHRSLQSLVDRLPAMLYRSRNNASWSMEYVSEGCELITGYTAESMLNQSQVSLGSIIHPDDATRVWEDVQQALETFSPFDIHYRLTRADGKEVSVQDKGRGLYSESGMVLGVEGILLLTTES, encoded by the coding sequence ATGACCTTGTTGAAATGGCCTCGCCGTCAGCCACAAACGCAAGCGGAAGAAGCGCAATTACTGAAGCTGTTTAATAGTTTGAATGATGTGGTGTTGTTACTCGACAAACAGCATCAGGTGCAATTTATTAATCAGTATTGGGAAACCATCACCGGCATTCCCGTTGAACAAACGCTTGGCCGTTTATTTTCTGATTTTCTGCATCCGGAAGAGCTCCCTAGCTGGTCACAGCTACTCAATAAAATCACACCTAACCAGCATGAAACAGTCTGGTTTCGCCTAATTAGTGCGAGTGGTGAGTTACGTTGGTGTGAAATGCGAATTCAATCTGTCAATAAAGACCAGCTCTATCCGCTTTCAGCCACCTTGTGTGACATCACACCACAAGTACGAAATGAAGAAGTGCGCCATGCCAGCCACCGAAGCTTACAAAGCCTGGTCGACCGCTTGCCTGCTATGTTGTATCGCTCAAGGAACAATGCCAGTTGGAGCATGGAATATGTCAGTGAGGGCTGTGAGCTCATTACCGGCTACACAGCTGAGAGCATGCTAAACCAGTCACAAGTCTCGCTCGGGTCTATTATTCATCCAGATGATGCCACCCGTGTATGGGAGGATGTACAACAGGCATTAGAAACATTTTCACCCTTTGATATTCACTACCGTTTAACCCGGGCAGATGGCAAAGAAGTCAGTGTGCAGGATAAAGGCCGAGGCCTTTATTCGGAAAGCGGCATGGTGCTTGGTGTGGAGGGCATTCTACTGTTAACTACTGAGTCTTAA
- a CDS encoding sensor histidine kinase translates to MINIKLKSWIDGQTWFGETVRAVTKNKELPSLDFNDLAFKLATAEHISETLPVVLKSLQSLMEDLFPHKQQAELLILFSNPSTSETFMHHGLEQAPPAKLMQSLHHLFTVGKAPDTSDMMEVDGLTVAPNRLFEHDNLTVWSLFLFRDTVPSTKQLKWKTASIENTLYKGLQAWYHKESKLKKALESERAMYAAELHDSLAQVLGYLRLKSLKLDKLCQQDEFSSLKPITEDLASYTQCAYHQTRELITSSRLTMQSENLSQGVINSIKEFEHQSAIVFELDNRLPLNMLSPQQSMQMLYIVRESLSNIVRHSHATHARVVLLLKTSSLIHIQIEDNGTGINPEAARSDSFGLQIMKERADRIGASLEINNRPEGGTRVDLSLDLEANE, encoded by the coding sequence ATGATCAATATCAAACTCAAAAGCTGGATAGATGGGCAGACTTGGTTTGGTGAAACAGTACGCGCTGTCACCAAAAATAAGGAATTACCCTCTCTAGACTTCAATGACTTAGCCTTTAAACTCGCCACCGCTGAACATATCAGTGAAACCCTGCCCGTTGTACTAAAATCACTCCAATCCCTGATGGAGGATCTATTTCCGCATAAACAGCAAGCAGAGCTGTTGATTTTGTTCAGTAACCCGTCTACTTCTGAAACCTTTATGCATCATGGTCTGGAGCAAGCGCCACCAGCAAAACTGATGCAGTCATTGCATCACTTATTCACTGTCGGTAAGGCACCCGATACCAGTGACATGATGGAAGTAGATGGCCTGACTGTCGCCCCCAACCGTTTATTCGAGCACGACAATCTGACGGTCTGGTCCTTATTTTTATTTCGTGACACGGTGCCAAGTACTAAACAATTAAAGTGGAAAACCGCCAGCATTGAAAACACCCTATATAAAGGCTTACAAGCCTGGTATCACAAGGAAAGCAAATTAAAAAAGGCCCTGGAATCCGAGCGTGCGATGTATGCGGCTGAACTACATGACTCACTGGCACAGGTATTAGGATACTTACGTCTAAAAAGCCTGAAACTGGATAAACTCTGTCAGCAGGATGAGTTCAGTTCACTGAAACCGATTACTGAAGATTTAGCCTCCTATACACAATGCGCTTATCATCAAACACGCGAACTCATAACCTCCTCACGTCTGACCATGCAAAGTGAGAATCTGTCACAGGGTGTGATTAATTCTATAAAAGAGTTTGAACATCAATCGGCTATCGTATTCGAACTGGACAATCGTCTGCCTCTAAATATGTTGTCACCGCAGCAGTCGATGCAAATGCTGTATATCGTTCGTGAAAGCCTCAGTAATATCGTCCGTCACTCTCATGCCACACATGCACGTGTGGTACTCCTCCTAAAAACGAGCTCACTCATTCATATTCAAATTGAAGATAACGGGACGGGCATTAACCCAGAAGCCGCCCGAAGTGATAGTTTTGGTTTACAGATTATGAAAGAACGGGCTGATCGTATCGGCGCCAGCTTAGAGATTAATAACCGTCCCGAAGGCGGCACCCGGGTTGATCTCAGCCTGGATCTGGAGGCGAATGAATGA
- a CDS encoding MOSC domain-containing protein: MIHTIYIAEHNLGKQLKVDKVDLIMGKGIVGDRNFDRAQWPGQNITFIEMEEIEAFNNNYQQRIQLADTRRNVITQGIRLNDLVGKEFLIGGVRFKGIELCEPCATLGKLLSNDTIAKKDVVKAFVHKSGLRADVLSDGEIHAGMTFEVIETV; the protein is encoded by the coding sequence ATGATTCATACCATCTATATTGCTGAACACAATCTTGGAAAACAGCTTAAAGTCGATAAGGTCGACCTCATCATGGGTAAAGGCATCGTCGGTGACCGTAACTTTGATCGTGCTCAGTGGCCGGGGCAGAATATTACCTTTATTGAAATGGAAGAAATCGAAGCCTTTAACAATAATTACCAGCAGCGTATCCAACTGGCCGATACCCGACGAAATGTCATCACCCAAGGCATCCGATTGAATGATCTGGTCGGCAAAGAGTTTCTGATTGGTGGTGTGCGTTTCAAGGGTATCGAGCTGTGTGAGCCCTGCGCCACACTTGGCAAGTTATTAAGTAATGACACGATAGCTAAAAAAGACGTGGTGAAAGCCTTTGTGCATAAAAGTGGATTACGTGCAGACGTGCTGAGTGATGGTGAAATCCATGCGGGTATGACGTTTGAAGTCATAGAAACAGT
- a CDS encoding response regulator: MSDTPITVVVVDDHPLFRRGVVELLNDSEEMTVIAEYDNAEALLDNIENTYPDILLLDMQMPGKSGLGVLRQLREHDDKLKIIIITACNEQDKLLEALRYGANGYLQKDTPPDEILSQLLSVLHGNVAMNAGAITSLASHLRENKEDEDTPSSSILSHLTERERETLFFIAKGLNNKLIARELGISDGTVKVYVKSLLRKINLHSRLELAAWAHRNLSAELLDKEM, encoded by the coding sequence ATGAGTGATACCCCAATTACTGTGGTGGTTGTCGATGATCACCCCTTATTTCGTCGTGGCGTGGTTGAACTGCTCAACGACAGTGAAGAAATGACCGTTATTGCTGAATACGATAATGCTGAAGCCTTACTCGACAACATAGAGAATACTTACCCGGATATCCTACTATTGGACATGCAGATGCCCGGCAAGTCGGGCCTGGGTGTATTGAGACAACTACGTGAACATGACGATAAATTAAAAATCATCATTATCACCGCCTGTAATGAACAGGATAAATTGCTCGAAGCTCTACGCTACGGTGCTAATGGTTACCTGCAAAAAGACACACCACCTGATGAGATTTTGTCGCAATTACTGTCGGTTTTACATGGGAATGTCGCCATGAATGCCGGTGCTATTACGTCTCTTGCCAGCCATCTGCGTGAAAATAAGGAAGATGAGGACACCCCCTCCAGTTCTATATTGTCTCACCTCACTGAGCGTGAACGTGAAACGCTATTTTTTATAGCTAAAGGGCTAAATAACAAACTGATTGCCCGTGAACTGGGTATTAGTGATGGCACGGTTAAAGTCTATGTAAAAAGTCTGTTGCGTAAAATAAACCTGCATTCCCGACTTGAACTGGCAGCGTGGGCTCACCGCAACCTCTCCGCAGAGCTACTGGACAAGGAAATGTAA